TCACCATAATCGAATCCGAAGCGGCCGATGTCGCCGCCGTCCTGCTGTAAGCTTGGTTGCTCGCCGCCGGCGAGGATATGGTAACTGTTCAAGATGTTCACCTGCCCGGCTCCGTAGCGATCGTCCAATCCGTTCGCCGTCTCATGCCCGGCGCTGCGATAGTCGGTGATATCGGCGGTGGTACCTTGGTTGGCGGTTTCTCGATCTGCACCCGCCATCAACAGTGCCTTGATGGTTTCGGACCGTTCGGCGTTGTAAATGGTTCCGACTCCGGAGATGGCCGTAGAGCCGTTGGAGAGGGATAGACCGGCTTCATGTCCGGTCTGCACTAAGAGGGCGGCCGCGGACGAGACCACGGGTGTTGCGTTGCTTGTTATCGATTCCGGCGCCACGAGGAGTGGAGCGGTGCGGACGGCTCCATAGAGACTGTCGCCGGAGACCGAGACGGTATTCCGTTGATGCCCGCCATCGGTGCGACCGACGGAGATCGCGTTGTAGGCGCTCCCTAGTAACGGGCTGTCGGCGGAACTGTTGGCTAGGCCGACCACTTGAATGGATTCGTTTACGTGGACCTGACGATCGACTAAGCGCAGAATCTGCCCGGTGGCCGTCGGCGTATCTCCTGTGCCGACCCAGCTGTGGTTGGTGATGCGGGTTGGACCGGTCGTGGCCGTGCCGGACGGATTTGATAGGCCAGTGAACCAGCTATTGGCGTCATATCCGGCAATCTGGCTGATGCCCGACGCGATGGAACTCGTAGTTCCATAGAACAATCGACCGACGACAGTCGCATGGCCTGAAAAACTGCCTGACGGATTACCGTTGATCGCGGTAATGGTTTTCCCTGAAAATTCAGCATCGCTCGGGTTCGGCATGAAGATAGGAGCCGCGCCGCCGCTCGTGTCATTGATGGGGGCCTCAACCTGCGAAGCGCTTACGCCGGCTCCGGTCGGTGTCCCGGCGCCCAGTTCGGCTTGGAGGGCGCTGTACCCCACGTCAGTGAAATCGGCGGCCAGGGTGATAGAGGCCGCATAAAGGCAGAACCCTGAGACAATGGCGAAGAGCGTCGCGCCTGTGAGCGAGTGCGTCTGCTCAACCTGAAATCTCGTTCCATGGGACCGCATGCCTCGACTCCATGAGCAGGGCACGAATGAACTCCGGTGCTTCACAAGCACGGCAACCTCCTCTGTGATGGCTGATGTCGGACAAGACCCGTCGATTCACGCCTGGAGACGAGTACTTATGCTGTCGGTCGACAAGAGACGTCCGTACTCTGTGGAGACGAACAGCTCAGGGGTGATGACCTGCACATGAGGTCAATCACGTAGCGTCAACGTAGTGGTTGATTGAGGCACTGTCCAGCAATGGATACCGATCTCTGCAACAGTTGTGACAGATATATATTACTATCAACAGGGTAGATACCTTTTAGGAACAGGGCCCGGCAACGGTTTCGGTCGATGCGGTGGAGCACTCAGACGGCTCACCTCCGAATGCGGCGTTGAAACCCGCAGCCGGAATAAGTTTCGTCGCATCTGTAGCATCTGGAGCGGACTGCTATAGCAAGCCGGAGAGATACAGGCGTAAGTTACAGCCATAGAAGAAGGTCCTCGTCGGTCGTGATGTTTCGTGTGGGAGACGATTTGGTCGTACATGCAGATCATTGAAGCGATTCGGTCCATCCTGTTGGCCCTTCTCTTCCTCAGTCTCGCGCCGATCGTCGGCATCGTGGCGGCGTTTACCCATGATGAGTGTTACGACGAGCTGCGCGACGATTGGTAGTCCGTGGCCATCGCGTTTACCAGACCCGGAGAGTGAACGGTCCTTGAACGTACTGTTTCAGGGCAAGCTCATAGCCTGATTGCCGGGAATCTCAAACCTGTTCCTCCAGCTCGGCTGAGTTTCTTCAGCCTTTCCACGCACATCGTCGACCGCGCAGTAAGGAGGGACAAGGCTCTTCGTGATGACGCTGTTTATGTGAGACGGCGGCTGTGACGAATTGCTCTATATTTGAGAGTTGGAATTTGGTTGTAAGCTAGCGTGGTTTGATCAGGTGACTGTCCACACGCACGAAACCCACTGGAACGGGTCTGGAGATCCAGTGGGTTTCGTTGGGGGAGCCGACTGAGTCGATCCTTCTCGCGGGGGACCGAATCAGGGCGCCACGATTTGTAGGATTTGGGAAACTGCTGGCCTGCTACGATACGACCTTGTGCGCCCGCCGAAGAAGCAACCCGGCTAGCCCTGAACCAAACAGGAGGGCTGCTCCCGGCAAGGGGACTGCTGCCAGTTGCGCCGTACCGTTGAGCGTGAACTGTACGGTCAGATTGCTCGGCAACCCTGGCACCCCACTCAGACCATGCGACCAGGTCAACCCGGTAAAGGCGTTCGTCAGGCTATTGAACGAGCCGACGGCATTGCCGCCGATATTCGTCGTTACCCCACCGACAGGAATAAGTCCTCCGGTCAGTTTAGCAAGCAGCGAAGTGAGATCGGCCGTGATGGTCGAGCCGCTCGTATTGCCGCTCGGGAAGGGGTTCGGGCCGCTGGTAAACAGAGAAAAAGTATGGGTTCCGAGTAGGGGCACATTGATCGAAATGGGAGCAATGATGTCCGGTAAAGGCTGGTATTGTTCCATGACGATTTGTCCGCTCGTCGTAAAATTCCTGGCAGCAATCGTCGCGCTCCCGTTTTTCAGTGCGATCGATCCACTTGTAAAATCGAGTTCGCTGACTGTGAGCGCATCCGCCGACGTGGGGCAGATCCACAGAGCCGACAGCAATGCGACCGTGGCGGTCATCATCCCCGAACATACTTGACGCAGGGCTTGGTGCTTCATATTTATAGCGACCTTTCCGGCCAAGAGACGCTCTGGTTCCGTCTCGACCTTCGTGAGGGTTGAGATGTCGTGCTGTATGATCATCGACAGTTATCCTGTGTTCGTACAATCTTTGTGAGAACGTGCCTCTCTGCAGAATTGTGTCACAAGGCACGCGTATCATGGTGGGTGAAGGTATCAGGATCATATGGACGGGGCTACCGGTGGATACCTACGGCTGCAACACATGTGATAGAAACTGCAGCGATAAGTTTGTTCTATTTGGCGTGTGCCCTATCGGCGTGGTGCGGTAAGCGCCGCACGCCCTACATCTTCATATAGACAACAAACCCAAATCACTTCTCCGAATCGAGTGCCCTCTGAATCATCACGACGACACCAGAAATTAGGGTGGGCAGTGAGGTTCTAGATCGCCCATCTTCCCCATGGTATTCA
The Candidatus Nitrospira nitrosa DNA segment above includes these coding regions:
- a CDS encoding autotransporter outer membrane beta-barrel domain-containing protein, which encodes MRSHGTRFQVEQTHSLTGATLFAIVSGFCLYAASITLAADFTDVGYSALQAELGAGTPTGAGVSASQVEAPINDTSGGAAPIFMPNPSDAEFSGKTITAINGNPSGSFSGHATVVGRLFYGTTSSIASGISQIAGYDANSWFTGLSNPSGTATTGPTRITNHSWVGTGDTPTATGQILRLVDRQVHVNESIQVVGLANSSADSPLLGSAYNAISVGRTDGGHQRNTVSVSGDSLYGAVRTAPLLVAPESITSNATPVVSSAAALLVQTGHEAGLSLSNGSTAISGVGTIYNAERSETIKALLMAGADRETANQGTTADITDYRSAGHETANGLDDRYGAGQVNILNSYHILAGGEQPSLQQDGGDIGRFGFDYGETFGGLNGSARTASYLFSTSSDVTLFSSLAWNVGVSNNSALTTSRHRLNLSLFDLTANSLLTESTSDLDNSQNLYTRLLAGRRYELRVTAGETGNFSQDYTLAWRMEVAAVPIPGAVWLFGSGVVTLIGLARRRGTA